One region of Wyeomyia smithii strain HCP4-BCI-WySm-NY-G18 chromosome 3, ASM2978416v1, whole genome shotgun sequence genomic DNA includes:
- the LOC129727094 gene encoding uncharacterized protein LOC129727094 isoform X3 translates to MQSTHTMSLEVLAGILPLKHRFWNLSYRLLIRCTVMNPLVIENFERLVDLQSQSRFMTLYFDYMAQDINPSSYDSSNVALLATSNNAIFFDTTMKQDISGIPDQLRPQEIPKIFSNKFQHVSYDKRFYTDGSNLDESTGFGVFHENFTASYKLDAPASVYVAELAAIQYSLGIIETLPIDHYFIFTDSLSAIEALRSMKPVKHTPYFLGKIRRFLSALTDKNYRVTLAWVPSHCSIPGNEKADSFAKVGAIDGDIYERPIAFDEFYSILRQRTLNSWQSSWNSDELGRWLHSIFPKVSTKAWFKGLDVGRDFIRVMSRLMSNHYTLNTHLFRIGLVDSNHCVCGDGYHDIEHVVWSCTEYCGVRSELIDSLRARGKQPNVPVRDILGSGDLQYMTQLYVFIKHAGIKI, encoded by the coding sequence atgcagtcgacccatacgatgagtcttgaagtgctagcgggtattcttccgttgaaacatcgtttttggaatctctcttaccggttgctaattcgatgcacagttatgaacccattagtaattgaaaatttcgagaggttggtcgaccttcaatctcaatccagatttatgactttatattttgactatatggctcaagatattaatccttcttcatacgattcctccaatgtcgcacttttagctacttctaataatgctatattcttcgacaccaccatgaaacaagacatttctggtatcccggatcaattgcgaccccaagagatccctaagattttttccaataagtttcaacatgttagttatgataaaaggttttacactgacggatctaatctagatgagtccactggcttcggtgttttccacgaaaattttaccgcctcctacaaactcgatgctcctgcttccgtgtacgtcgcagaacttgctgctattcagtactctcttggaatcatcgaaaccctacccatagaccactacttcatcttcacagatagtctcagtgccattgaggctctgcgatcaatgaagcctgtgaagcacaccccgtatttcctggggaaaatacggcggtttttaagtgctttaacagataaaaattaccgggttaccttagcgtgggtcccttctcattgctcgattccgggtaacgaaaaggctgactcttttgctaaggtgggtgctattgacggcgatatttatgaaagaccaattgcttttgatgaattttatagcattttgcgtcagagaacactcaacagttggcaatcatcatggaactcagatgaactgggacggtggctacattccatttttcctaaggtatcgacgaaagcatggttcaaggggttggatgtaggtcgggacttcattcgcgtgatgtccagacttatgtccaatcactatacgttaaacacgcatctctttcgtatagggcttgtagacagtaatcactgcgtttgtggcgatggctaccatgacatcgagcatgttgtttggtcgtgtaccgaatactgtggtgttaggtctgagcttatagattcccttcgggcccgaggaaaacaaccgaacgtacccgttagagacattctgggaagcggtgatctccagtacatgacacagctatacgtgttcataaaacacgctggtattaaaatatga